One genomic region from Hyalangium ruber encodes:
- a CDS encoding efflux RND transporter periplasmic adaptor subunit, with protein MRRVSVGGAWLALLVLSGCGNRKGTEGPQQGPQGASRALPVEVLALEPGQVQDTGEYLGQLISRRSVTLRPQVSGYVQAIHVRPGEQVKAGQVLLVVDPRRERAGLRAAEAQRASAVANREYARNTRQRAEQLLAEGLLSRQDYEQAVAQASSAEASARAAEAEIQSQQVQLGYHQVSAPFAGVVGDIPVKVGDSVTPETELTRVDQSQALELSVQVPVERAARIEPGHTPVEVLDGEDKLLVSAPVFFVAPTPVEATQLVEVKAAFENTMGLRAGQLVRARVVYATRQALLLPTYAVSRLGSQSFAFTVVPGDGGTVVQRQPVTLGQVQGNSFELLEGLEAGTQVAVSGVQLLQDGQAVVPKPAEPKGAQGTGVGGASDAGQ; from the coding sequence ATGCGACGGGTGAGCGTGGGAGGAGCGTGGCTTGCGCTCCTGGTCCTGAGCGGGTGTGGGAACCGCAAGGGCACGGAGGGCCCACAGCAGGGGCCGCAGGGCGCCAGCCGTGCCCTGCCCGTCGAGGTGCTGGCGCTGGAGCCCGGGCAAGTCCAGGACACCGGAGAGTACCTGGGCCAGCTCATCTCCCGCCGCAGCGTCACCCTGCGGCCGCAGGTGAGCGGCTACGTGCAAGCCATCCACGTCCGGCCCGGCGAGCAGGTGAAGGCGGGCCAGGTGCTGCTGGTGGTGGACCCCCGGCGCGAGCGCGCGGGGCTGCGCGCGGCGGAGGCCCAACGCGCCTCGGCCGTGGCCAATCGCGAGTATGCCCGGAACACGCGCCAGCGCGCCGAACAGCTCCTCGCGGAGGGGCTGTTGAGCCGGCAGGACTATGAGCAGGCCGTGGCCCAGGCCTCCTCGGCCGAGGCCAGCGCGCGCGCCGCCGAGGCGGAGATCCAGTCGCAGCAGGTGCAGCTCGGCTACCACCAGGTGAGCGCGCCCTTCGCCGGCGTGGTGGGAGACATCCCGGTGAAGGTGGGCGACTCCGTCACCCCCGAGACGGAGCTGACCCGCGTGGACCAGAGCCAGGCGCTGGAGCTGTCCGTGCAGGTGCCGGTGGAGCGCGCCGCTCGGATCGAGCCCGGCCACACCCCGGTGGAGGTGCTGGATGGGGAGGACAAGCTCCTGGTGAGCGCCCCGGTCTTCTTCGTGGCGCCCACGCCCGTGGAAGCCACCCAGCTGGTGGAGGTGAAGGCCGCCTTCGAGAACACGATGGGCCTGCGCGCCGGACAGCTCGTGCGCGCGCGCGTGGTGTACGCGACGCGCCAGGCGCTGCTGCTGCCCACCTACGCGGTATCGCGGCTCGGCAGCCAGTCCTTCGCCTTCACGGTCGTCCCGGGAGATGGCGGCACCGTGGTGCAGCGCCAGCCCGTGACGCTGGGACAGGTTCAGGGCAACTCCTTCGAGCTGCTGGAAGGCCTGGAGGCGGGTACTCAGGTGGCCGTCAGCGGCGTGCAGCTGCTGCAGGACGGCCAGGCCGTGGTGCCCAAACCGGCGGAGCCCAAGGGCGCTCAGGGCACGGGAGTGGGCGGAGCTTCGGACGCGGGGCAGTGA